In the Sebastes fasciatus isolate fSebFas1 chromosome 12, fSebFas1.pri, whole genome shotgun sequence genome, TAGCTGCTTGACGTCCTCCTGGATCCGTGTTCTTCATATGTTTACAATCTATCTATAATTTTGTCATCCTGATAGTCCATACTGTCATTTGATGTTTTGTCtattctgtacacacaacatatattgcatgtctgtccatcctggaagagggatccctcctctgttgctcttcctgagatTTCTTCCATTTTACCCCCGTTAAAGTTTTCTTCTTATCTGAATCGAGGGTCTGATGAAAGAGGGCTCTCCTTGAGGAAAATGTGTGATATTGGGCTTTATGAATAGAACTGACTTGACCTGTTTCTCTAGATATGATGCATTAAGTGTTTGTCTGCTCTGATCGTCTCTCTGGAGCTTTTTGTCCTTGTGATCAACTGTGTTCAGGGTGTCTGTCTAACTTGTTTTAGAGAAGTGGTAAAAAGCAACAACACTGAAACTAGATTTTTCAGACATGCTGAGAAAACCCTGACATGGTTTCATGTATTTTGATTCAGGAAAACAATAAGCCTGACCTGTTCAAAATTACAGCCTGATACTGGAATTTAaaagcttaaagggactatttgtaagattcagaaatgctgcttaacagcgtgacctgtggccttgaaatcaacgaaagtcagcgtcgagctcgcgcttgctcgctctacatagacatgaacgagcatcgctcaaaacagtgaggcgacagacgtcagctaaaaccacaatatcactctatatttcagctgcttggcagtaatgttagctgaccagacgaaggtctctccatgaatcaatgttgatactgtgttggcttttcctgctcagcgcaggcttcagtaGCGGGGCTcttcaacgagttacgttatcgcctcccgaccgcagctggcagccgaagacaccggcacccggttcGGTAAcaagacgataacgtaactcgttaaggagccccgtcacttcacaagacacggaaaacctctgttggtctggaggagctgcagcagttatttctgcacaaacgtcccctgtacattcactagatattctcagagctaaactaactcttctgcagtgtggagtgagcgcgcgttcacgtctagaggtggagcgagacagcgaggacgcgtgcgctgtctgagtgaaggagagcaggcagcggagacgaggctccggccacacgcgagcgcgcatatgcgaacgcgcatgtgtgccgacccgctacatttatacgcttaaaaagttacaaacagtccctttaaaagacagTTAAAAAATGCATGACACTATATTGgccaaaatatacattttcaatCTTAAATATAGATGTATAAAATCCTTTAAATTAGCATATTAAGGAATTGTGAGATTTTACAGTAAAACAGAAACTGTCCGTGATCCAAATGTAATGGAATGTTTTTTTCTAGATaattttttgggcttttattcctttatttgtcagagacagagatagcagtgaaaggggagagagaggggatgacatgcagcaaagggcaacaggtcggattcgaaccctgTGCCGCTGCAATAAGGACGTAGCCTTAAATTTCTGTACTGCAATCTTTATATTTATCGGCAGGCATATACAACAAAACTAATATATATGTTATTAGccaaaatacaatacaatacaatgacaatagCCACGCTGTATCTGTATATTTCATCAGGTGGAGCTGGACTTGACTGATCCAGGCGTGATAATCAAAGCTGCACTAAATACTCACTCTTACCTCTCACCAGTCGTAGCGTGGACGGGTCTGGGGCTGGCGGTGTCTGGGGGACTCATGCCGATGGCCTGGTGGGGATGTGGAGCTGGGAGGGGCAGTAAGGGCCAGCTGATGGCCGCCTCCCCGTCGATCTCGGCCGTACTCCAGCGCCCGGGCAGTCGGGGGAATGTATCTTCCTGCCTCCCTAGTCCACTCATCATCAAACGCTGCGGCATCAGCTAGCAGGAGCGAAAGGGCAGGTTGTTAAGCGACGCAAATAACATATATCTCATGATCAATTTCTAAGTAATCTAACATTTCTTGTTGAGCCAAACAATTTATTATATTCCCCCCATCATAAACAATCCGATGACTCACTCTCATCGAGGTTAATGAAGTCTTGTCGTTCCTCACGGTCTCCAGTGCGGCGATTTCGTGAACGCTCCATTACGTGTCCACGTTCCCCGATGTGGTGGCCGATGGCGAGACGCTCGAGGCCGCTCTCGCTGTCCCTCATTGACTGTCGCGTCTCACGGATCTGGGGAAAAAAGTGACAACTCGATTCACTAAAACAAGCAGGATGCTCTACACTCTGAATGAACTCAGACTTAAATGTTTTCTATGAGAACTATGatgtttatactgtacatgatcTATTTATTGTCACTACAATTACAGGTGATTTCATGTGTTACGAGGCCAGAACGCCACAGTCATGCCTGGACTAATAAGGCATGAAGGCCACATGTCCAGTCAGGCTTGCACTTGGAGGTTGAGGGAAGTAATCAAGTCTACTTATTAATCAGCACTCCCTACGTGCAAATATTAAAGCATTTCAACAACTGTTATTCTCAAGTGAAAGTTATTCTCACCCCTCCAGGGCCTGTTCTTGTTGCACTGGTCTGCTGATAAACTTCAGGAGGACCGGCGTCTGTAGAGGAGTAGGAGATCACTGTCGAAGAGGAAAACGTCTGACAGTTCGGCGAACCGGACATTCTATCCTacaagaagaaaacaataaagagtAAAAAGGTGAGCTGGAGGTGAgctctgttcacacacacacaggtgggtAAATGCTTTCTGTTTATTTGACAGAACTACTTACCACGTTTCCCATCATTTCTCCCATCATGCCAAACATATCCAtgaaccctcctcctcctcctcctcctcctccaccctgcaaaaaatacattaaaaggaGATATTTTAAATCCTCATTTGAGGAAAGTATAAACAGAGTGGTACATCTCTGAAACAACAGCGTTTGTTGTCAGTTCAGTGTCACTGGGGTCATCCTTTGAGCTCGACGACCTTATTTTCAGAGCGAAAAGATGCACACAACACATTTTTGTGGCAAAGAAACAAGTCCTGTAAtcatattattttgtattttgtccaGCGATAACATGGAAAAAAAGACAAGCACAGATTCAAGTACATATCGTGTACTCGTCTTTTCTCACCTCATTGTGAAATGTGCATATACTTTTGGCCATATAGTGTATCTACGGAAACGCTGGTAGACCAAACCTaattataaaaaacaatctAGAC is a window encoding:
- the mlf2 gene encoding myeloid leukemia factor 2 isoform X1; its protein translation is MFRFLNDVDDDPYMMDPFAAHRQQMRLMFGPFGMDPFALAPQIQPPRAPRRQASALTPFGMMGMVRGGGGGGFMDMFGMMGEMMGNVDRMSGSPNCQTFSSSTVISYSSTDAGPPEVYQQTSATRTGPGGIRETRQSMRDSESGLERLAIGHHIGERGHVMERSRNRRTGDREERQDFINLDETDAAAFDDEWTREAGRYIPPTARALEYGRDRRGGGHQLALTAPPSSTSPPGHRHESPRHRQPQTRPRYDW
- the mlf2 gene encoding myeloid leukemia factor 2 isoform X2, translated to MFRFLNDVDDDPYMMDPFAAHRQQMRLMFGPFGMDPFALAPQIQPPRAPRRQASALTPFGMMGMGGGGGFMDMFGMMGEMMGNVDRMSGSPNCQTFSSSTVISYSSTDAGPPEVYQQTSATRTGPGGIRETRQSMRDSESGLERLAIGHHIGERGHVMERSRNRRTGDREERQDFINLDETDAAAFDDEWTREAGRYIPPTARALEYGRDRRGGGHQLALTAPPSSTSPPGHRHESPRHRQPQTRPRYDW
- the mlf2 gene encoding myeloid leukemia factor 2 isoform X3, which translates into the protein MFRFLNDVDDDPYMMDPFAAHRQQMRLMFGPFGMDPFALAPQIQPPRAPRRQASALTPFGMMGMVRGGGFMDMFGMMGEMMGNVDRMSGSPNCQTFSSSTVISYSSTDAGPPEVYQQTSATRTGPGGIRETRQSMRDSESGLERLAIGHHIGERGHVMERSRNRRTGDREERQDFINLDETDAAAFDDEWTREAGRYIPPTARALEYGRDRRGGGHQLALTAPPSSTSPPGHRHESPRHRQPQTRPRYDW